From Pleurocapsa sp. PCC 7319:
ACTAAAAATTGCTCCTGACCGTCGTGGTTTTAATTTAGGAAATAGAAACCACGCATAACGATTATTTTTTAGGTTATCTATATATTTACTAGTGGGATTAGAATAGATAGGTAGTTTACCTTTATCTGCTTCTTGAAAACTTGCTAGAGTAGAAAATTGCTTTAAAAGTAGTTTTCTGAAAATTTTTCTATCTAAAATTAATTCTAGGGGCAACTGTAAAACAAAATCGAGATTGTCTTTAGTATAAAAAGGCAACATAGTTGGTAAAAATGTGCCAATAATTTTAGAAACCGCATTAGCAAGATAGCGTCTTTGACGATAGTAAAAATCCAGACACATCAAACGCTGATAAACAAATTGTTGTGGCAAGTCAGAAAAAGATGCCACTAAACTCTCGGCAATACCTTCGGTGAGGAACTCTTTAAATAGAGGTGTAGAAAACTCAGTTAGTATATTTGGTGCAACATTATTCCCCCAGGTTCTTAGTTCATCAATTACTCTTTCATCTACTTCGCGAGCTAAATGGTTGGGCGATACGCCCCACTGTAGTAAACGTCCTCCTCCCAAAGGACCTCCTAAAAATCCGTGAATAACGGGTAATTGTTGAGTCTGTAATAGATCTAACCAACCCCGCCAATAAAAAGGAACGTTATTGACACTAAAAGATTCAGTCCACCAAGCAGGAAATTTTAAATCCTCTTCGGCGATCGCAGATTGTTCTGTCAATATATAAGTAAGATATTTAGTTTGAGTGGCCTCTGCTAATTCTATTCCCAGTCGGAAGTCATCACTTCCTGGTTCGCCCCAAGTGGCTGCGGTAATTTCAATTTCTAGGTGTTTCAGGTAACCAAGCAAAATTCGCGAATCTAGACCTCCTGACAAAGAAATAAGGGCATGTTGACGATCTCCTAACCAGGTTTTAGTAGATTGCGCTATTAAACTATCTAAGTTAGTGATTAATTCAGTTTCTGTAGCTAAAGATTTTGCGTTTCTAGATTGCTCGTAGGTTCTCGCCAAAAATTCTGTTTTGTCCCGCCTAAAAACCGTAGCACTATTAATCGGAAGAGCTTGAACTCCTTCCAGCAAAGTATCGCAACTAAGGGGATGGGAAAGAGCGAGAGTAGTAGCTAAAACCTGTGGATTGAGTTTTTGCGGTATAAATGGTAACAAACGAAATGCTTTAAGATTACTAGAAATAACAACTATTTCCTTGTCTCGCCAATAATAGAGTGACTTAGCACTCAAATAATCGGAAGAAATAAATA
This genomic window contains:
- a CDS encoding asparagine synthase-related protein encodes the protein MINDIFAIIDWSKKNSLHALVDSSCKNISFSDNYLTEIILDKPEICFSGIRKKQLNKNSNYWHCGERDFILHGNICQGFKIDSSWVNIDFSQHVDRVFDGIYNLLIWDNRDQSLFISSDYLSAKSLYYWRDKEIVVISSNLKAFRLLPFIPQKLNPQVLATTLALSHPLSCDTLLEGVQALPINSATVFRRDKTEFLARTYEQSRNAKSLATETELITNLDSLIAQSTKTWLGDRQHALISLSGGLDSRILLGYLKHLEIEITAATWGEPGSDDFRLGIELAEATQTKYLTYILTEQSAIAEEDLKFPAWWTESFSVNNVPFYWRGWLDLLQTQQLPVIHGFLGGPLGGGRLLQWGVSPNHLAREVDERVIDELRTWGNNVAPNILTEFSTPLFKEFLTEGIAESLVASFSDLPQQFVYQRLMCLDFYYRQRRYLANAVSKIIGTFLPTMLPFYTKDNLDFVLQLPLELILDRKIFRKLLLKQFSTLASFQEADKGKLPIYSNPTSKYIDNLKNNRYAWFLFPKLKPRRSGAIFSMLLDKHLPIFINTLINSSTILNDYLDIEGIVAKLKSGEISGRDRDQIMRLFNISVFVNRYFKC